The Mesorhizobium sp. M3A.F.Ca.ET.080.04.2.1 genome contains the following window.
CAAGCAGGGCCCACAGGCCGAAGATGGTGAAGACCGGAAAGATAAGCGGATTGCCCCAGACCGCTCCATAATAGCTCGGGGCAGCGACCCAAAGGATCGCGAACATGACGAACGGAAAGAGCGAGATGACCCACGCCGAAAAGCGACCCTCGGCGGAGAGGGCCCTGATCTTCATTCTCAATTTCTGCCGCTCGCGCAGCACGGACGAAAGATTGGCAAGAATTTCGGTGAGGTTGCCGCCGGTCTTGCTCTGGATGGAAAGAGAGACGGAAAGAAGGTTCAAGCCCTCGAAGCCAACGCGCTCAGCCAGTTTCCGAGCCGCCTGCTCGATGCTGAGCCCGAAGGTGATTTCGTCGGAAACGATGCCGAATTCGGTACCAAGCGGGTCAGGCATTTCGCGCGCGACGAGCCCAACCGCCACCGAAACCGGATGGCCTGCTCGCAATGAACGCACGATCATGTCAAGGGCGTTGGGCAATTGCTTGGCGAACTTCAAAATCCGCTTGTTGCGAGCCCGGCGGAGGAAGAGGACCGGCAGTACGAAGCCCACGATAATGAAGGCCAGCAAGGTCGGCATCGCCGAAAACCCCGCCAGCAGCTTGAGCAACAGCGCAACGACCAGTCCTGCCAAGATGAAGACGGCGGCAAAGGTCAGCGGATTGCCGGTGACGCCCGACTGCGTGTAAAGCCTGTTCAGCGCAACGGCGCCAAAAATATAGTCGCCAGAGTCGGTCAGTCCGCGTTCGCGCAGCAGGTTTTGCAAGGTCCGCTCAGCGGGCTCGTCCTCCTCGGCCAGGCGCGTCAGCCGCCGGTTGATCGTTCCGGCTCGTGAGCGACCCTTTGAATAGGAGACGTAAAGTGCTTCCGCCGCGAGGATGACGGATGCCGCTGCCAGCACATAGATGAAGTATATTATGGTCTGGCTGGTCAGCATCAGAGCGGAACCTGCGGGTTGAAGGCGTCCTTGCCGAAGTGAAATCCGAGGGTGGCCGCTTCCTGGGCGAAACGCGGACGGATGCCGGTGGCGCGAAACTCGCCGACAATCTGGCCGTCCGCTGCGACGTCGCGGCGGACGAAGTGGTAGAGTTCCTGCAATTGGACGACGTTGCCTTCCATGCCGGTCAGCTCCGATATGGAAATCACCCGCCGGCCGCCGTCCGACAGACGCTGGGTCTGCACGATGATGTCGATGGCCGAAGCGATCTGGGCGCGGATAGACTCATGCGTCATCGGCATGCCGGCCATGCCGACCATTTGCTCGAGTCGTGAGAGCGCGTCGCGCGGCGTGTTGGCATGGATGGTCGTCATCGAGCCTTCATGGCCGGTGTTCATCGCCTGCAGCATGTCGAAGGCTTCCTCGCCCCGTACCTCGCCGACGATGATGCGATCGGGCCGCATTCGCAGCGCGTTCTTGACCAGCTCACGCTGACGCACTTCGCCCTTGCCCTCGACATTGGGAGGGCGGGTTTCCAGCCGGCCGACATGCGGCTGCTGCAACTGCAGTTCCGCCGCATCCTCGATGGTGATCAAACGCTCCCTGGCCGGAATATAGCTCGACAGCGCGTTGAGCAAAGTCGTCTTGCCGCTGCCCGTGCCGCCCGAAACCAGGATTGACTTGCGCGTCTGCACGGCGATCCGCAACAAGTCGACCATGGGCGCGCGGATGGAGTTGAAGGCCATCAGCCGTTCCAGTGAGTAAGGATGCTTCGAGAATTTGCGGATCGAGACCAGCGGGCCGTCCACCGAAATCGGCCGCACGGCGATGTTGACGCGCGAGCCGTCGTCGAGGCGCGCATCGACCATCGGCGAAGATTCGTCGACTCGCCTGCCGATGTTGGAGACGATCTTATTGACGATGCGTAGCAGATGCGCCTCGTCGCGAAAACGGATCGAGGTCTCCTCGAGCACGCCGCGGCGTTCGATAAAGACATGGTTGTGCGTGTTGATCAGAATGTCGGCGATCGAATCGTCTTTCAGGAGCGGTTCGATCGGGCCAAGCCCCAGCATCTCGTCGGCGGTGTCGCTAGTCAGCTGATCCAGTTCGCGAGCATTCAAAGGAACGTTGCGGGCGCGTACAAACTCACGAACGATCGGCCGGATCTCATTGAGGATCTCGTCCTTGGACGCGTTCTCCAGCGCGGTCAGATTGAACCGGTCGATAAGATGCCGGTGCAGCTCAACCTTCAGCGTCAGGAAGTCGTCGCTCTGCGATTCGGCTTCCGCAACAGGGGCACTTGCCGCCCCGTTAAGCGCCGCGACCGGCACCGGCGCTTTCTGTTCGTTCGACCCTTTGATGAAGCGACCCAACATGCCGCTTGTCCCCTTGTGATTTTCCCCGGGTCGAAACTAAGCGTTAACCACAGGGGGCACAAGCGCAGGAAGGACACACCGCGTGTATTACTTGAGACATAGTTAAGAATGCGGTTTCGGGAAATCGTTTTTATTTCCGCCCACTGTCCGGTCGGGGACTAAAGTCCTAAGACCTTTGTCCCCATGTCGGCATCGATACCACTAAGTCGTTTAATATAAAGGGCTATGCTGGACCCCTAATATGGGTACATCCCCTGTCCGAAGGAGGCAGAATTGTGAATGAATGGTTAAGACGGCTTGAAAAGTGAGACGAATCAAGCCCTTGTCGAAAATGAAGTTTTAAATTTTCAGGTATTGAACGGTTAAGGGATTGTTAATCCGTTTGACACTGCTTTTTCAGCGGACCTAGGATTGCATTCGACGGGGGATGCTTGGGTATGGGGTTCATCCTTAGGCTCGTCTCGTCGGGTTCAAACCTCCAAAGGGAGAAATTGGCATGAACATGCTCATGACGATGGCCCGGCAGTTCCGCGACGATGAAAACGGCGCTGCTATGGTCGAATATTCAATCCTGGTCGGCATCATTGCCGGCGCCGCCATTCTTGCGATCGTCGCCATTGGTCTCTGGGTCAGCGGACGTTTCGGCAATCTCTGCGACATTCTTAACGGCAAGGGTGCTGTGACCGGCGGCGGCACCGGCACTTGCGTCAAGGGCACTGGCGCAGGCTCCTGATATTTATTTCTCAGGCCCGGGTCTCAGGCCCGGGCCTGATACAGGTACGCGATGGGGTGACGCGGCCGGTTGTAACGGGCTTTTTGGGGTTGGGCTATGCGCGCTAATACTGTCATCATGATCATCCTCGCCTGCGTGTTTGGCGTTCTGGCGGTTGTGCTTGCCAACATCTGGCTTGCCAACCAGCGAAACGCGATGGCCCAGAACGACAATGTCAAACGCGACACCGTGGTGGTGGCGGCGGTGGCGCTGAAGTTCGGCGACACGCTGTCTGAGGACAAGCTTCAGGAAATTGCGTGGCCCGCGGGCGCCGTTCCCGCCGGCGCTTTCAGGACGACCAAGGATCTGCTGGCCGGCCAAGGCAGCAAGCAAGCCCTGCAAACGATCGGCGTCAACGAACCTGTTCTCGCCGGCAAGATCACAGGCCCGGGCCAACGCGCAACGCTTTCCGCGGTGCTTGGGGAAGGCATGAAGGCTGTTTCGATCAGGGTCAACGACGTGCTGGGTGTCGCCGGATTTGTCTTTCCCGGCGATCGTGTCGACATCCTGCTGACCCGCACGTCCCTAGACGGAGGCGCGCAAAAAAGTTTTGTTGATGTGCTGCTGCAGAGCGTCAAGGTTCTCGCTGTCGACCAGGTAGCCGACGAAAGCAAGGACAGCCCAACAGTCGTCAAGGCGGTCACGGTTGAAGTCAACACCAAGGACGCGCAAAAGCTGACGCTCGCCGCGGGTGCCGGACAGTTATCGTTGGCGCTTCGCCAGGCCGCTGCCAGCAAGGGCGAGACGACCGAGCGCGTAACGGTCTCGGATCTCACCGGGGACACGCCGGAAGACGTCGCCAAGCGACAGGCCGAGCTCGACCGACAGAAGGCCGCCGAGGCGGCCGCCGCCGCAGACCGCAAGCGGATCGATGGGCTCGCTCAAGCCGTGGAACGCGTGGGCAGCCAGATCGATGAGTTAAGTAAGGTGAAGCCCGAGCCGGCTGTTGCGCCCGCACCACAGACGCAAGAAGTTGTAAAGGAAGTGGTCAAATATGTGCAGCCGGAACCGCCAGCCCGCGCTACAATCGGCGTGTTCCGCGGCGTGAAACTCGAAACATACGATGTGCCGCGACTGAAGTAACGAGGGACGGCTGCAAATCGCAGCATTCGGGGAGACGGGAATGCAGTGTTTGTGTGTGAGGGTAGCGGCGGCTGCGCTAATCCTCCTGGTGGTGTCGGTGTTCTCTGACGTTTCGGCCCATGCGGCTGACCGCTTCATCGACGTGTCGAACCCGTCCATCCACCGTGTGTTCGTTCCCGTCTCGCAATCGGTCACGATCCAGGTGAATGCGACGCTGGGCGACATTGTCGTCGGCGACGAAAAGATCGCCGACGCCCAGCCGATGACCGACAAGACGCTCTATGTCATCGGCAAGGGTATTGGCACTACAACTGTCAATCTGTTTTCCGAGGACAAGCGCTCACTGGGCGCCATCCAGGTCGAGGTCGGTCAGGACGTGAGCGATATGGCGTCGGCGATCCGCCAAGTGGCTCCAAAGGCTCGTATCGAGATCGGTTCAATCAACGGCAAGATCCGGCTTTCCGGTCACGTCAAGGACGCCGCAACGCTGGCATCCATCGTGGAGGTAACCCAACAGTATGGTCCTGATGCGATCATCAATGCCGTTACGATCGATGACAGCCAGCAGGTCAATCTGTCGGTGCGCATCCTGGAAGCCAAACGCAATGCCGGCCGCGACCTCGGTGTGTCTTGGAGGGGTGTAAACCGCAGCGGCAAGACCGCCTTCGCCACAGGCGACTATACTACTGACAAGGACGGAGCGGTTTTCGGACCTGGCGAGCTGATTAGCGGCCTTTTGTCCGGCTCCAGCCCCTTCGCGGCGCTCGTTACGCGCGTCATCGACAGCAACATCAAGGTTGATTTGCTCATCCAGGCACTGGAGTCGAAAGGTGTCGTGCGCTTGCTGGCCGAACCAAATCTCACGACAGTTTCCGGCGAGGTCGCCAGCTTCAATGCCGGTGGCGAGGTACCTATCCGCAGCATAGGTACCGATGGTGAGGTCCAGATCGTATACAAGCAGTTCGGCGTCAATCTGAACTTCACGCCCGTCGTGCTCGACGACGGCAAGATCCACATCAGGCTCGCGCCTGAAGTCAGCGACCTAACGGGATTTACACCCGCTGGCGACCCGATCTTCACCAACCGCAAGCTGGCAACCGTGGTAGACCTTCGCGACGGCCAGAGTTTTGCTGTGGGCGGGCTGCTCTCCAGCAAGAACACCAGGCTGCAGGAGCAGGTGCCGTGGCTCGGGCAGGTGCCGATCATCGGCGCCCTGTTCCACAATTCCAGCACGCAGAAGGAAGAGACCGAACTGGTCATCATCGTCACCCCGAACGTCGTGCGGCCGGTCAAGCCTGGCCAGCAATTGGCGACGCCATTCGACAAGACCAAGCCGGCAAACGACCCGGAGCTCTTCCTGCTTGGCCAGCTCGAAGTCAACAAGGATATGATCCGCAGATATGAGCTCGGCGAAGGTGTCACGGGCCCCTACGGCCATATGCTGGACGTCAAATCGAAGGACAAGATGCTCTATGTCAAGAAATAGGCTCCTGCTCGTCCTTCTCGGCTGCAGCCTGCTTGCCGGCTGCGCCGCCGACTATCTGAACAATTACGACACGATGACGCTGGCTGCAGGCGACTCGCAGAAAGCCAATCAGCTACTGCAGACGGTTGATCCCTACAATCCCGCTTCGAACAACACGAAGATCGAGGGCGATGGGACGCGTGCCGTCGGAGCCGTCCAACGGTATAAAGTTCCACCGGCCCCGCCGCCAACAACCAACATGACGGTCAACGTCGGTCCGGCAGGTGCGAGCACGCAGTGAAGTGAACGAAACGATGCGGCTGTGCCGGGCATAGGAGGGCTTGGCGCTAAGGGGTAGAGGGTAGGGCCATGTTGCGAACTGTTCGCGCGTTCTGGCACGATCAAAGCGGGATAGCGCTGATCCTGGTCAGCGTGATGTTGCCCGCGATCATCGGCTTGTCGCTCTTGGCAATCGACATGAGCCGGATGAACAATCTGGACAACGACCTGCAGAAGGGCACGGATGCCCTGGCACTCGCCGCAGCAGCCGAATTGAACGGCAGGTCCGATGCTTGGACGCGCGCCGAGAATGCCCTCACCAACCTGGTGTCTAACAACACGATGTTCGCCGACGGCGGACCTGTTTCGCTGACAACTGGCACCGGAGCCGCCACGGTGGATGCGACCTATTCCGCATGCCGGTCGAAGGGGCAGGTTTCGTGGTGCTTCCTTGCGAGTATTCCTGCAAATGATTCCGACCCGATCACGTCGGCCAACTACGCCGCGTCGGCGACTGCGACCCGTTTCATCCAGGTATGGGCGCAGCCGGAGGGCATCACGCCCATGTTCCCAGTCTCAGTCTCCTCTCCTGGAACGGCGACCGATAAGAGTTACAATCTTACTGACGTCTCGGTGGCAGGCTTCACGTCGGGAGTTTGCAACTACACTCCGGTCTTTATGTGCAATCCGTATGAGATGGTGAACGGCACCAATTCCGCCGGTGGGGCCACGCTCGAGCAAGCGGTGACGGACCCGGCTATCCACCGCCGGCTGATCGAGCTCCGCAAAGTGGGCAACGGCGCCGCCTATGGTCCGGGCAATTTCGGTTTCCTCGCGCCGCCGCTGGATCTCGGCCATGGCGCGCAGGCGCTGGCCCAGGCGATCGCCACCTCCAAACCCCGTGGCTGCTATTCGGCTGAGGGTGTTAGCACCAAGACAGGCCAGAACACCGGTCAGGTGCAGGACGCGTTCAATTTACGCTTCGGGATCAAAGCAAACGGCAGCGGGTTCGATGATCCCGAATATGGGCCGGCGGAAAATGTACGGATGGGAGCAACGTCCAAGGACTGGCAGGACCAGAACGGCAACATAACCAAGGATAAATGTGTAGCGTACAACAAATTGACATTCGGCGACCCCGGCACAATGGGCCTTCCTAAAGATCAGAGCACACCTTACATGGGCGGGCGCATGGGTGCCGGGGATTATCAGCTACTTGGACCCGGCAATTATTGGCAGACCAATTTTGGCAACGCGTCGTATCCCAGTTCCTGGAATACGACCACGCCGATGCGCTATGAGGTCTACAAATACGAACGCGCGGCTTTGGCCAATGGCACGCTACCGTCGTTACCACCGACTGTCGATCAGTCAATGGTTGGCGTGAAATCACCTGGCGGCGATATCGGGACTCCGCCAACCCAGTGCCTGCCGCCCATCAATACTGTTGATCGTAGGCTGATCTATGGCGCACTCCTTAACTGCCAAGCGCTTGAGGCAGAGGGTTACGATCTGAACGGCAACAGCACCAACCTTCCCGTCGAAGCTTTCGCCAGTTTCTTTCTCACACAGCCGGTCGCGGGAGCGAATGACGACGCCTCGGTCTTCGTTGAGTTGGTCGACATTACCGGCCGCAGCGGGGCAGGAACGCTCGACAACTTCCTGCGCGATGAAGCGCAGCTCTATCGGTGACGGCAATGTCGAACCTGCTGTCCCGCATCGTCAAACGTTTTCGCTCGGACCAGCACGGCACAGTCCTCGTAGAGATGACCTTGGTTGCGCCACTGATGCTGCTCCTGTCGGCAGGCGTGTTCGAATTCGGCAACCTGATCCACGATAAGCTCCTGATGGAGGCCGGCCTCACTGACGGAGCCCGGTTCGCCGCCCGCTGCAACAGCAAGCTTTACGCTGATGCTACCCCCCTAGCACGATCGACTGCGCCGATCGCGCCAAGAACATTGCTGTCTTCGGCAATTGGGATGGGACAGCGCCCTCACGCATCCCTGGCTGGCAAAAAACGGACGTCACGATCAGCATTGCCGACCCGACCACCTGCAAAGATGCGATCGACCCCGGCACCGGCACTGTGATGTATCTGTCGACCACATCGCAGGTCTGCATCGTGACGGCTTCCGGCACTTACGCCTACAGCAATCTAGACAGCGTTGGCCTGCTGTCATTGTTCAACATCACCACCGTCACCCTAGGGGCCAGCCATCAGGAGCGGCTATTCCGATTTTGATGATGCTGAAACGGTTCCTGCGATCAGAAGACGGAGCGACGATGGTCGAAATGGCCATCGCGATGACACTGCTGCTCACTCTTACCTTGGGTTTTATCGATTTCGGCTACGCATTCTATCAGTGGAACGCCGCAACCAAGGCGGTGCAGATCGGCGCGAGGCTCGCCTCGATCTCCGATCCGGCGGTAAACACAGCCACGTTTGCGGCGGCCGACCCGGCTACGGATCCAGGGGCGCCGATCAAGGCAGGACAGTACTCGTTCGAGTGCAAATATTCCGGCGGTACCGGCGCATGCAACGGCAATTCCTCGATATTCAACGCGACCGCTTTCAGCCGGATTTTCCGCGGCGACACGGCAGTAACCAATGACGATGCCTGCCCTGGCCTCGCCGCCAATCAACGGCCCGGGATGTGTCAATTCTTCCCCGGCCTGCAGCGCGCTAACGTCGTGGTGACCTACGCGGCGACCGGTCTCGGCTATCAGACGCGGCTGGGCGGCCCGGTGCCGACCATCACCGTCAGCCTCCAGAACATCAACTTCCAGTTCTTCTTCCTGGGCGGTCTGCTCGGGTTCTCAAATATCAATGTGCCCTCCATGTTGAGTACTGTAACCGGCGAGGATTTGAAGAGTACGTCGCCATGAACGCCATAGACACCAGAGTGACACCCACGAAACGCAAGCAAGTCGCGCTGTTTTCCTCCGATCCGAATTTCAAGCGCGACGTGACGACCAGGCTCGACGCGCTGGCGATCTATGACGTCAGGGTTTCGGAAGCGGTCGAGTTCCTGAAGGGGCCGCCGGTCGATGCGCGGCCGGGCATCATCATCCTCGATCTCGGCAGCGGCGAGTTGCTCGGCAATGCGGGCATCGTCGAGGCGCGCGCGGCGTGGTCGTCCGTGCCGCTGATCGCGATTTCGGACGAGCTGACCTCCGAGCAGACGCGCGTGCTGGTGCGCATGAACGCGTCCGACTGGCTGCACAAGCCACTCGACGCCAAGGAGCTGCTCAACGCCGTCACCTTCCACGACACCGGCAACAGGGGCACCAAGAGCCGCATCATCACCTTCATCAGCGCCAGCGGCGGCGCCGGCGCCACCACGCTGGCGATCTCGGCGGCCGAGCACCTCGCCTCCAAATCGCCCGATCGGGCCGCCTCGACCTGCCTCGTCGACCTCGATTTCCAGAGCGCCAATTGCGGCGCCTATCTCAACCAGTTCAACCAGTTCGACCTTACCGGCATCATCGGCCAGCCGGACCGGCTCGACGTCGAGCTGATGGATGTCATCAAGCTGTCGCGGCCGTCGGGCCTGACGCTCTATTCCTTCGAGCGGCCGCAACTGCCGTTCGAGCAGCAGGGGGCCGATTTCGTGCTGCGGCTGCTCGACCTCGTCGCCTATCGCTTCGACGACATCGTCATCGACCTGCCCAATATCGAGACGCCGTGGCACGATGCGGTGCTGCGCACGAGCGACGAGATCTTCATCGTATTCGAACTCAACGTCGCCTCGCTCAGGCAAGGCAAGCGGCTTTACAAGAAGATCCGCGAGCTGCGCGGCAACGGCGTCTCGATCACGCTGGTCGCCAACAAGCACAAGCGCAAATGGTTCGGCAACCACTTCTCGCGCAGCGAACTGGAGAAGATCTTCAAGGCGCCGCACATCAAGTCGCTGGCGCTCGACAATGCCTTGCTGACCGACGCGCTGAACCGCGCCATCCTGCCCACCGAGGTGGACGGGCGTGCGCGCTTCAACAAGGACCTGAAGGCGATGTTCAAAGAGCGGCTGGATAATGCTCAGCGCTGAAGCAATTCCAGGAAAAGTGCGCAGCGGTTTTCCGTCCGGAATTGCGTCGCGACAGAGGCTTGCGGTCGCCAGGCAGCTGGCCGCCGTTTGCGTCGTCGGCATTGCGCTGGTGTCGGGCGGCGAGCCCGCCGCCGCCGGATCGGCACCGCCGCTTCCGGCAATGGGTCCCAGCCTGCGCAAGGCGGTCGCCTTCCAGAGCGCCGAGCAGCCGGGAACGATCGTCATCCGCAAACAAGAAAAGGCGCTCTATCTGGTGACGAGCCAGGGCCACGCGCTGCGCTACCAGATCAGCGTCGGCCGCGACGGGTTCGGCTGGACCGGGACCGTCAAGGTCTCGGCCAAGACCGAATGGCCGGAATGGCGACCGCCGAAGGAGATGCGCGCCCGCCAGCCGGAGCTGCCGGCGATGGTGCCGTCGGGCCCCTATAATCCGCTCGGCGCCAGGGCGCTTTATCTTGCGCGCGAGGGTCGCGACACGCTTTATCGCATCCATGGAACCAACGATCCCAAAGGTGTCGGCTTCGACGGCACGTCGGGCTGTTTTCGCTTGACGAACACCGATGTGATCGATCTCTTCAAGCGCGTCGCGGTGGGCGCAAAGGTGGTGGTTGAATGACGATGATCAGCGAGCCGGACGTTCCGGCAATCGAGCTTGGCCAGCCAGAGCCGACCTTAAGCAAACCGAGCCGGGCAAGAACCATCGGCGCCATCGCGGTGGGTGCAGCGCTGGTCACGACGATCAACGTGACCGCCGCGGTCTACCTCTATCGTGGCGTCAACGACCTGCGGCAGATCGAGGCGCGGCTGGGGCAACTCGGCCAGTTCGAGCAGCGGATCGGCGCCCGCATCGATACCGTCAACAACGGCTTCCAGAGCCGGTTCGAGACGCTGGACCGGCAGTTGCAGGCAAGCTTCGGCCAGATCAACGGCAATCTCGTCCGGCTGGAGCAGTCCCAGCCGGCTGCCGTCGGCGCCGAGATGCCGCGCGCGCCGCAGCCCGCCTTTGCCGGCACGACAATGGCGGAAGCGTCGACAGGCCAGGACGGCGACGCGCCGCCTAGGATGACCGCGCCTCCCGGCCCCAATCCGGCCTATCAGCGCATCCAGCAGGCCGACGGCAAGGTCTATTACAAGAAGATCAACTGATCTGCGGCGGGCCGTGTTCGCCTTGATTAAAGGTCGCGCTGCAGGGCGAGAATGCGGACCGCCCGAGCTTCCTCGCGCTGCCGCGCTTCGCCAAGGAAGGCGATGTGGCAGTAAGCGCATGCCGCCAGGCCAAGACACAGAACCAGGCTGTTCTTGAAGCTGAAGTCGATCATCAGCGAATACTGGAAGCCATGCGGAGCCGTGAACGAAGCGATCGTGCTCGCCGTTTCGGAATGGCTGCCGCCCGCGATCATCAGCCCGGCGAAGAGCAAAGCCGCATGGTTGGCGAGGAAGAAGCCGGCAGGCCGCTTTGCGTAGCACGCCATCCAGCAGGCGGCCGAAGCGACGAGGATGATCGCGGCGTCGAGCATCATCGAGCCGCCGAGGTAGAAATCCAACTGCTGCCAGAACATCGTCGAGAAGGGGCGCAACTCGCCCCAGGCCTGCCACATCACGGGGCTGGCCGGATAGGATCCGAGCAGGAAGGTCGCCGTTCGCTCCGCCGCCAGGACAAGCAGCATGAGGGCCGGGAAAGCAAAGAGCAGTAGCGGCTTGCGCGTCATGTCACCCCCTCGACATCCGATGCCGGAGTGTATGTCGCATAAGTTGCGCGACACTTAACGCAACGCCTTGCTTTTCAGGCAATGTCGCCGCCGCTTAATGTATGATGCGATGGTGGGAATTGAGGCGCGGTGGTCCTTGTGGGCGAGGTAAGGTCGACCGGCAGGCTTGGCTTGACGCTCGGCAGTCTCGGGCTGGCCGCGGGAACGCTGTTGATCATCCTGAGCAGGCAATGGCTGCCTGCCGCCCCCTCGCCGCCACCGGCCCAGGACGTAGACGATGCGCAACCGGCCCCTCGCATGCCCGTTCGTGATAGCCGACCGACGCAGCCGGCGCGCAGGATCGCCGAGCACCTCATTGCGCCGCCACCGCTCGACGCCGCCGGCATCGAGCGCCTCGAGCCCCGTCCCCCGCTTGGCGAGCTTGGCCTCGCATCGCCGCCGAAGACGCCGATGCCGCAGGATTGGCGCGAGACGCTGCTCCATCGGCCGACCGCCACGTCATCGGCGACCTTCGAAGCCATGGGGCGCACGGTCGCCATCACCGGCACCATCGACATCGATCCCGGCCGGATCTGTCAATTCGGCGATGCCAGCTGGCCGTGCGGCCAGCGCGCCCGTGCCGCCTTCAACGCCTGGCTGCGCGGCCGGGCGCTGAAATGCGTCCTGCCGCCGGACGTCGAACGCTTTGCCATAGCCGCGTCCTGCAAGCTCGGCAACCAGGATGTCGGTGCCTGGCTT
Protein-coding sequences here:
- a CDS encoding thermonuclease family protein: MGEVRSTGRLGLTLGSLGLAAGTLLIILSRQWLPAAPSPPPAQDVDDAQPAPRMPVRDSRPTQPARRIAEHLIAPPPLDAAGIERLEPRPPLGELGLASPPKTPMPQDWRETLLHRPTATSSATFEAMGRTVAITGTIDIDPGRICQFGDASWPCGQRARAAFNAWLRGRALKCVLPPDVERFAIAASCKLGNQDVGAWLVSNGWAMASPLGIYGKAESVARSAEMGIFGPPQ
- a CDS encoding L,D-transpeptidase, which encodes MLSAEAIPGKVRSGFPSGIASRQRLAVARQLAAVCVVGIALVSGGEPAAAGSAPPLPAMGPSLRKAVAFQSAEQPGTIVIRKQEKALYLVTSQGHALRYQISVGRDGFGWTGTVKVSAKTEWPEWRPPKEMRARQPELPAMVPSGPYNPLGARALYLAREGRDTLYRIHGTNDPKGVGFDGTSGCFRLTNTDVIDLFKRVAVGAKVVVE